A window of the Oryza brachyantha chromosome 5, ObraRS2, whole genome shotgun sequence genome harbors these coding sequences:
- the LOC102717526 gene encoding probable polygalacturonase: MVASPTPGARASASLRLSFAVALALALLSSPAAAQGEKTTCPVAVPRRGAWMSVASFGAVGDGRTLNTAAFARAVARIGRRRARGGALLYVPPGVWLTGPFNLTSHMTLFLARGAVIRATQDTSSWPLIDPLPSYGRGRELPGGRYMSLIHGDGLQDVFITGENGTIDGQGNVWWDMWKKRTLPFTRPHLLELISSTDVIISNVVFQDSPFWNIHPVYCSNVVITNVTVLAPQDSPNTDGIDPDSSSNVCIEDSYISTGDDLISIKSGWDEYGIAFGRPSSGITIRRITGSGPFAGFAVGSETSGGVENVHVEHLNFFSMGVGIHIKTNSGRGGFIRNITVSEVTLDGARYGLRIAGDVGGHPDASYNPSMLPAVDGVTIKNVWGQNIRQAGLIRGIRNSVFSRICLSNVKLYGSASVGPWKCRAVSGGALDVQPLPCAELTNTSKMSFCTN; encoded by the exons ATGGTGGCGTCACCGACGCCAGGCGCgcgggcgtcggcgtcgctgcGCCTCTCCTTCGCCGtggcgctggcgctggcgctgctgtcgtcgccggccgcggcgcagGGGGAGAAGACGACGTGTCCGGTGGCCGTGCCGCGCCGCGGGGCGTGGATGTCCGTGGCGAGCTTCGGCGCCGTCGGGGACGGGCGGACGCTCAACACGGCGGCGTTCGCCCGCGCGGTGGCGCGCATCGggcgtcgccgcgcgcgcggcggcgcgctgctGTACGTGCCGCCCGGGGTGTGGCTGACGGGGCCCTTCAACCTCACCTCCCACATGACGCTCTTCCTCGCCCGCGGCGCCGTCATCCGCGCCACACAG GACACGTCGAGCTGGCCGTTGATAGACCCATTGCCGTCGTACGGGAGAGGGCGCGAGCTGCCAGGCGGAAGATACATGAGCTTGATCCATGGCGATGGCCTCCAAGACGTGTTCATCACAG GTGAGAATGGAACCATTGATGGCCAGGGCAACGTGTGGTGGGATATGTGGAAGAAGCGCACACTTCCCTTCACAAGACCACATCTATTGGAGCTAATCTCCTCCACTGATGTGATCATCTCCAATGTCGTCTTCCAGGATTCGCCATTTTGGAACATTCATCCGGTGTATTGCAGCAATGTAGTAATCACGAACGTGACTGTGTTAGCTCCACAAGACTCCCCAAATACCGATGGAATTGATCCAG ATTCAAGCAGCAATGTTTGCATTGAGGATTCATACATTTCGACAGGAGATGACCTGATTTCCATCAAGAGTGGCTGGGATGAGTATGGCATAGCCTTTGGGCGTCCCAGCTCCGGCATCACGATCAGACGGATAACAGGATCAGGACCATTTGCAGGCTTTGCAGTGGGGAGTGAGACATCTGGTGGTGTGGAGAACGTCCATGTGGAGCACCTGAATTTCTTCAGCATGGGTGTCGGAATCCACATCAAGACCAACTCTGGCAGGGGAGGATTCATCAGAAACATCACGGTCTCTGAAGTGACACTGGATGGAGCTCGTTACGGTTTGAGGATTGCTGGAGATGTTGGTGGGCACCCTGATGCGTCATACAACCCCAGCATGCTTCCTGCCGTCGACGGCGTGACGATAAAAAATGTTTGGGGTCAGAACATCCGGCAAGCTGGGCTGATAAGGGGCATCAGGAACTCAGTTTTCAGCAGAATTTGCCTTTCAAATGTCAAGCTCTATGGCAGTGCTTCTGTTGGTCCATGGAAATGCCGAGCTGTTAGTGGTGGTGCACTTGATGTGCAACCACTGCCATGTGCAGAGCTAACTAATACATCTAAGATGAGCTTTTGTACAAACTAG
- the LOC102701730 gene encoding pentatricopeptide repeat-containing protein At4g01030, mitochondrial yields the protein MAQTISVSYPLPSSARHAPPLPNATALRAAAAPPYSAGVLISLIRHCADLHGDGTGRAARRLAPQLHSLALRTGLSRDPRVTCALVDLLARLGRLPSCARLLDEAPEGAKDAVLWNKHVAMLAEAEGWHDAIAVFREMQARGVPADGYTCARVLHACGRAEALREGRAVHAHALKLALHAHPLLPGFLAGMYAENADIASATRVLDAMGTDSIVPWNAVVACCARLGLVDDALELAECMARLGPEPNVATWNTVLSGCSRHGRHREALGAVARMLKQGLRPDATTVSSLLKSVANTGRLGHGMEIHCFFLRNQLEADVYTGTALVDMYAKCGRLDCAKKVFDALEHRNLTTWNSLVAGYANAGQFDKALELVELMKRNRLNPDITTWNGLITGYSMNGLSSQAVLLLRQIKAAGVTPNVVSWTSLISGSCHNGEYEDSFYFCHEMQKDGTQPSMVTMSVLLRACAGLALLKKGKELHCFALRRAYDCDMVVSTALIDMYSKTGSLISAKTIFGKIQQKNLVLCNAMLTGLALHGQGREAIELFHDMWNSGLKPDSITFTALLTACRSMGLVTEAWEYFDSMETKYGVKPTSENYACMVDLLARCGYLDEAMDFIERSPIDPGVSLWGALLTGCSIHGNLALAEVAARNLFRLEPYNSANYLMMMNLYEHEQMYDEAESLKYAMKARGVDSRPGWSWIQIEQGIHVFEVDGKPHPETAEIYEELIRLVFEIKKTGYVLDTSCIVYNVQEEEKEKLLLGHTEKLAITYGLIRSDASRKPVRVIKNTRMCNDCHEVAKHISSLCDRQIVLRDAVRFHHFVDGKCSCNDYW from the coding sequence ATGGCGCAGACCATCTCCGTCTCTTACCCactcccctcctccgcccgccacgcgccgccgctccccaaTGCCACGGCGCtgcgggccgccgccgccccgccctactCCGCCGGCGTCCTCATCTCCCTCATACGCCACTGCGCCGACCTCCACGGGGATGgcaccggccgcgccgcgcgccgcctggCCCCGCAGCTGCACTCGCTGGCGCTCAGGACCGGCCTCTCGCGGGACCCCCGGGTGACGTGCGCGCTCGTCGACCTCCTCGCTCGCCTCGGCCGGCTCCCCTCCTGCGCGCGCCTGCTCGACGAGGCGCCCGAGGGCGCCAAGGACGCCGTGCTCTGGAACAAGCACGTCGCCATGCTGGCCGAGGCGGAGGGGTGGCACGACGCGATCGCCGTGTTCAGGGAGATGCAGGCGCGCGGGGTGCCCGCCGACGGGTACACGTGCGCGCGGGTGCTCCACGCGTGCGGCCGCGCGGAGGCGCTCCGTGAGGGGAGGGCCGTCCACGCGCACGCGCTCAAGCTCGCCCTCCACGCGCACCCCCTCCTGCCGGGCTTCCTCGCCGGCATGTACGCCGAGAACGCCGACATTGCGTCGGCCACTAGGGTGCTCGACGCGATGGGGACGGACAGCATCGTGCCGTGGAACGCGGTCGTCGCGTGCTGCGCGCGGCTCGGCCTCGTGGACGACGCCCTGGAGCTCGCGGAGTGCATGGCCAGGTTGGGGCCGGAGCCCAACGTCGCGACGTGGAACACCGTGCTGTCAGGCTGCTCCCGCCACGGCCGCCACCGGGAAGcgctcggcgccgtcgccaggaTGCTGAAGCAAGGGCTGCGGCCGGACGCCACAACCGTGTCCAGCCTCCTCAAATCAGTGGCTAACACGGGGCGGCTCGGCCATGGCATGGAGATCCACTGCTTCTTCCTGAGGAACCAGCTCGAGGCGGACGTCTACACGGGGACGGCGCTCGTGGACATGTACGCCAAGTGCGGTCGACTCGATTGCGCCAAGAAGGTGTTCGACGCCCTGGAGCACAGGAACCTGACCACCTGGAACTCGCTGGTCGCAGGGTACGCCAACGCCGGGCAGTTCGACAAAGCTCTGGAGCTCGTGGAATTGATGAAGAGGAACAGGCTCAATCCGGATATAACCACTTGGAATGGACTGATCACTGGTTACTCCATGAACGGCCTGAGCTCGCAGGCAGTGCTTCTTCTCCGGCAGATCAAGGCAGCTGGTGTGACGCCCAATGTGGTCTCATGGACGTCACTGATCTCAGGGAGCTGCCACAATGGGGAGTACGAAGATTCATTCTACTTCTGCCATGAGATGCAGAAGGACGGTACCCAGCCTAGCATGGTTACCATGTCAGTGTTGCTCCGGGCTTGCGCTGGATTAGCTCTGCTAAAGAAGGGGAAGGAGCTGCACTGCTTTGCGCTGCGAAGAGCATATGACTGTGACATGGTTGTCAGTACAGCACTAATTGACATGTACTCCAAGACAGGAAGCTTGATTAGTGCAAAAACGATATTTGGAAAGATTCAGCAAAAGAATTTGGTGCTCTGCAATGCGATGCTGACTGGTCTGGCACTCCATGGACAAGGTCGCGAGGCAATAGAACTGTTCCATGACATGTGGAACTCAGGATTGAAGCCGGATTCTATAACCTTCACTGCACTTCTAACTGCCTGCAGATCGATGGGCTTGGTTACAGAAGCGTGGGAGTACTTCGACAGCATGGAGACTAAGTATGGTGTAAAGCCAACGAGTGAGAATTACGCCTGCATGGTTGACCTATTGGCAAGGTGTGGTTATCTTGATGAGGCAATGGATTTCATTGAGAGGTCACCAATTGATCCAGGGGTTAGCTTGTGGGGAGCACTTCTCACAGGTTGCTCAATACATGGGAATCTTGCTCTTGCAGAGGTGGCTGCGAGGAATTTGTTCAGATTGGAGCCTTACAATTCAGCCAACtatttgatgatgatgaacttGTATGAGCATGAGCAGATGTATGATGAAGCTGAGAGCCTGAAGTATGCAATGAAAGCAAGAGGAGTGGACAGTAGACCAGGATGGAGTTGGATACAGATCGAGCAAGGTATCCATGTCTTTGAGGTCGATGGGAAGCCGCATCCTGAAACCGCAGAGATATATGAAGAGCTTATTCGCCTGGtgtttgaaattaaaaaaacaggatATGTACTGGACACCAGCTGCATAGTGTATAATGTtcaggaagaagagaaagagaaactTCTCCTTGGCCATACCGAGAAGCTTGCCATCACTTATGGGCTGATCCGCTCGGATGCAAGTAGAAAGCCTGTCAGGGTGATCAAAAACACCAGGATGTGCAACGACTGCCATGAGGTGGCAAAGCATATTTCTTCTCTATGTGATCGACAAATTGTTCTTCGTGATGCTGTTAGGTTTCACCATTTTGTGGATGGGAAATGTTCTTGCAATGATTACTGGTGA